The DNA region NNNNNNNNNNNNNNNNNNNNttttttttcattattaatatatatatatatatatatattaaatatatatatattaatatatatatatttattcgtatattttaaaaatatacttaTTTGTTGTTTACCCActtaaattatatattttgtataatgaattatttttatatatacgtaaaaaaaaaaaaaaaaaaaaaaaaaaaaatagttGTTTTTCTTTGTGGTCAAAATTAAgtaaatttttataaattcatatttttatattttatattatatatatatatatatatatatataaaataaaatatatttttttaagtaataaaataatacaaattaattttttatatatatttttattttaatgtactttttaattaataatataacatatcatatttttttatatataagaaaacgtgatatattgtttttttttttttttttttttcttatttatataataatatatataatttatataattgtttttttctataaagaaaaaatataattgtttatatttctatatatataataatatatattatattttttctttttttttatggtattttaaatatatatgaccttaaaaatatgaaacttatatatataatatatatttaaatatatatttaaacgttattttttaatttattttatttttattttttttagattttatatatattttttttttttccatagaaatttatatatatatatatatatattataatgatgtgatatattatatacatttttgtaatatatatattatatatgatttatttaattttaatgtattatattatattatattacaaaaaaaaaaagaaaacaaaaaatatatttttgaaaatataaatagataataatattgttttttataatatatataaacatttttttttatagatgatgttttattctttattaattttcttttaaattatatttaaagatATTGTTAACTCtttaaatgtatataataaatatatattatatatataatgttaacataagaaatatatatattatattatgtattattattaattttttttctttttttttttattgtgtttatatatataatatattttttattatgtattattctttttttattttataaaaatttgtatatatatatatatatatgtagaatatatttatattggtaagaaaagaaaaaaaaaaagaatttttttttttttttttattatccTCAACGAATTCAATGTtactataaatatatatatttttgtatgttttttttgaaaaaattttttgtgtatttttaaatagtataatttattttatgttttaatatatttgcatttattttttatttttttaaagcactctcaaattatatacatagaatatatgtatattaaattttttgaGAGAAATATATCGAAttaaatgtaatatatatatatatatatttatgtattttggaaaataaaaaaaattaaaagttaatagatataaaaatatatatataattttacacattattattatatatatatatttttttttttttataattatcataatttacacgtttgatatataaattaaataattttattatttttttattattattatattattatttttttttttgtttataattcaacgttaaaaaaaaaaaaaaaaaaaatgagagtaataatattagCCTTGTTGGCCGTTTGTACcataattaattattattttgcTGTTCAGAATAATGGAAATAAAAGTTTGAATATTATGCCTACTTGTAGTAAGCCTGGAAATGACAGTGAGGATATTGATAATGAGACAAATGATGTAgataataagaataatgATTTAGGAAATGcaaatgataataatgaaataaataatgaaaacGTGGAATCAAAAAATACGTTAGGAGAGAATTTAAATAATCCAGAAcaattaaatgaaaatgtaCATGCTAATAGTGATGCCATGTATGAAGGGGCAGCTTTAAGTGATAATCCACCACAAGAAAATGTTgatgtaaataataatgagCAAGAATATGGTCCCCCAAATGAAGAATCAGTATCTGATAATAATGTAGAAAATGTAGAAGCTGCAACAGATGATAGTGgtaatgataatattaataataatgataattttaataatgacgataatattaataataatgataattttaataatgatgataatatgaataatgatgataatatgaataataacgataatatgaataataacgataatatgaataatgaagataatgtaaataatgacgataatatgaataatgatgataatatcAACAATGATGATAAAGTAAGTGGAGTAAACGAATCTGATGATAAACCTTTGAACGAAGAAGAAGCTACAATCAATGAAATGGGTAAGATAAGTAACCCTTTTGAAGATATGTTAAAAGGAAAAGTTGATGAAATGGATTTTGGAAATATGATGAATAAAGATAATTTcaattcatttttaaattcattAACAGGAAATAAAGATGGTAATGGAAAAAATCCACTTAGTGATATGATGAATATTTTTGGTGTATCACCAACAGGAAAAGAAGGTGGAGCAGATGGAGTGAGTAAAGAAAatcaaatgaaaaaaattaatgaatTAAAAGACAAATTAGAAACAATGTTAAAAGGTGCTGGTGTAAATGTAGACAAAATTAAAGATagtattaaaaataatgatttattaaaaaataaacaattATTAAAAGACGCTATATCCAAATTAACATTAGACCCTTCAATGATGAATAtgtttaataataaagatgGAACTAATGGAAAACCTTTTGATATAAATCCAGAAAGTATGATGAAAATGTTTAACACCCTTTCTAATGGAAAAGGAAATCTTGGTGACTTAAATATGAACACAGATAATGGATCATTTGATTCATTTAATGATGATGGtgttgataataatttagTTCCTACCAATCCTAATTcaaaaagtaataataaagatgaGAAAAAAAGTGATGACgatgatgataattataatgataaatcATTCGTTGTAAATTCTAAATATGCTGATAATTCTTTTGAAGATAAATTTAATACTTTTGATGAAAAGAATGATGATGTTAAATATGAATTGTTTGGTGAAAATGTAGGAGAAGAAGAATCTTTTTCAgcaaatgaaaaatatttaaataataataacaatcataataataacaatacatataataatagcCAACAAGGAGTGGTTGATAAAAGTTTtgatgaaaatgatgaaccattaatatcatcatcacaatttgataataataagaaaaataaattatcaGTTTCTacacataataaaaaatctaaaaatattatgGATTCCTTAGATTTAGAAAGTACTAACTATGGATCAAACTCCTCCTCATCTATTAACAACAATCACAATagtaaaaataagaatagcaagaaaaataataagaaaaaatcATCATACGAAGATAATATAAGAACAGATGGTAAAGTTGCCTTTGATATGCCTACCTTCCAGAAAACAATCAAACAATTTGGTGGTGcaaaaaatgaaatagtacaaaatatattaaagaaatatgTAACCATGGATACTGATGATGACAACGATGTAGAAGATGAAGATGACGACGAcgatgatgatgatgattTGGATGAAGATGAATTTAGTGTtaaagatattaaaaaattaatcGAAGAAGGTGTTTTAGATTATGAAGATTTAACAGAAAATGAATTAAGAAAATTAGCTAAACCTGATGATAATTTCTATGAATTATCACCATATGCAAGTGATGAAAAAGATTTATCATTAAATGAAACTTCTGGATTAACAAATGAACAATTGAAAAATTTCTTAGGACAAAATGGTACATATCATATGAGTTATGATTCCAAATCTATTGATTATGCTAAACAAAAGAAATCAGAAAAGAAAGAAGATCAACAAGAAGATGATGATGGATTCTATGATGCCtataaacaaattaaaaactCATATGACGGTATTCCAAATAACTTTAACCATGAGGCTCCACAACTTATAGGTAACAATTATGTATTTACATCTATATATGATACTAAAGAAAACCTAATAAaattcttaaaaaaaaatagtgaatatgatttatatgatgatgatgatgatgaaagTGGAACCTTTAAATCTCCTTTATATGACAAATATGGAGGAAAGTTACAAAAATTCAAAAGACAAAGAGCATTTAATTTACTTAAACAATGGAGAgcaaaagaaaaaaaattaaaagaaaagaaaaagaaagaagAAATGGAAGCAAATAATGATTTTGAATTTTctaaaaattataaattttcatCTAAAAATGATGGAGGTGTTACTATGTTTTCAAAAGACCAACTTGAAGATATGGTAAAAAATTTTGGAGGAAAACCTAGTGCTCAAGTAACTGATTCTTTTTCACGTCAAGAAAATCCATTTGTCCCAactaatataaataataattcaaatgatgatgatatgAATAATGGATATGTTACCTTTGAcggaaaaaataaagtctcagaaaatgatgaagatgaaaaaggaaataacaatgatgatgaaaatgataacGATGATTCtaatgaagaagaagaatTAGACGAAGATGAAGACGACAATtaatttgaaaaaaaaaataaaaaaataaaaaaaaaaaataaaataaaataaaaaaaaaatatatatgtgtatatttttttgtgaacatatatatatatatatatatatatatcatatatgttttattttttaagtGGGAACCTCGTGTGTTTTAAGGAATAAATctaattaatttaatttttttttttttttttttaattaataatggtatagaaaaaatatataatatatatgctTTTCTGCCAAGTTTgctttttattttattttttctcatATCAATTTTGTTTCCTTATATTTGCGCTGATCAGACGTCTATGAgaattttctttatattttatataaattttattctgtatattaatttttgatttccctttttttttttaattttttttttttttctttttcgATGTTTTACCCcctttttttaatttttataattcattttatattattattctatatatatatatatatatatatatatatatataaattttttttaattcactatgaacatataatatatatcttattatttgatttattacaaaatggtatgtattatatacaatattatatatatatatatatatatatatatatatatatatatatatgtagaaTAACAACCaacttatatattattttttaaatataaaaaaaaaaaattaattaaattttatggataagttttttttttttttttaatataagaattaaatcaaaaataaaagaaaaatatattgcCTTATAATTGTTCTTTTTGAGAAAAAAACCTACATCATGATTTACAcataaagaataaataaatatattataaatgaaaaaaaaaaaaaaaatgtagTTTATAGAATAACAATCTTTATGTTATATTCtctataatataatacatatataaatatatgtaaaatatttaaataaacaatatatatatatatatttaatttttacaAATCCGAATCCAAAATATTGTTCAAGTATGAATTAttgcttttttttttttttttttttttttttttttacatatataaaaatatataaattatatatttaatatatatataatatttatgtaatggttaatatattaaaattacgttccttaaattttaatattatattatataacaatattatatatttattttattatgttcCTCTAGGTTCATTAAATGaatcattaaaaaaaaaaaaagaaaaaaagaaaaatttgTATCTAAACGTTTGTGTAACAAAATATAGATACATATctatatatctatatttatatatacatattcACATATTCTATTCAATGATAAAATGATCCTATCATATAATGTTGCTTAAAAACATTTTGAAAGGACAAGTGAATTATAAGAACGCTAGTTATATCAATATagaaaaagatataaacaacaaaataaataaaattttaaatttgATAGTATACGATGTgaataaaaagaaaaatatatcatgttcttatattattgattatataaaatatatgaataaacATGTTTATAAACTAAAGGATGAACAAGATTTAATTCCGGATTCAAAAgataatgtatatattcagtggaaatattataataatattactgtaaatgtattaaaagaatatgtGAAGAAATGTcatagaaataatattgattgtaattataattatgaaaagaaaaaaaaaattcaatCTTCCAGTTATACAACTAATGATACATCGCCATTAATTACATTTaatgtaataaataattatgctgcgacaaaagaaaaagaaataaaacATGATATGTATTATGACAAGTGTAATAACGtaggaaataaaaatgtatcatatgaaaaaaatataataaagtTACAAACATGTCAAGAGGATATAACCTGTGAAATTCAAAATGATAATGTTATAGATAATCATATGATTtacaaaatgaataatattcaGGGACATATATGTGAGAACTATGTAAAgaatgataaaaatatattaaataattcttcgtatatatattataatatttctaatttgaattatataaaatatatgtggTTACATCATTCTTTAGttatattcaaattattaattGATACAAATTTAAAAGTTGATATTAAGAGACAATTTAATATGACAAAAATAATTGTTAGTCTTCTAAAACAATtaaataatagtaatagtaatagtaataataataataatatcatagATGTTGATTTGTATctttcttatttttatttattatctaAAATTAATATGATAGATAAACATATGGTTATTCAACTATGtacattttttaagaaGGATTATAAAAATCTAAGTGATTTAAATAAGTTTTATCTTTTAAggtgtatatataattttgattATTCCTCAAAAAATTTTCAACAAATATTGAATTATTTGCAAAAGTATTTCTATACgttaataaaaaaacacTACCTAGAAAATAACACctattataattatgacAATTATATTCACTCTAAGGATGAACAGAAAGAAATAAGTTCGAAGGGTATATGCTATAATATAGGTAGTACACAAAAAGAAGGAGAAAAAACTGAAATATCCatattaaagaaatatacAAACAATATAATTACAAATTCAAATGTAAATGAAAGTGAAAATATACATTCAAGTAGTATTAATATAGacatgaaaaaaaataaaataaataatattaattatagTAACAGTGATGATGCATATAACAACGCAGATGTAAATAAAAGTTTATTCCAAGCGTCATATAAGATGTTCAACACAGATATGTCTTATCAGGTATtatctaaaaaaaaaggaaataaaaatagtgacaatttattttttcataattatttgttGGAAATATTTGAAGTATTATTTAAACgtaaaaaacatataagCCTTCTAGATAGAACCATATTTAAATGTGTTGTAAATCAAGAAGTGtcaatatataataaaattaatttagatctttttaaaaatatagtaAAATTATGTGATGAagaattaatattttttctctttaataaaataatacaagatatagaaaattatgataatttagAAATATACCATCTTTTGAcatatttgaaaaaatatgatgaaaacAATTCcttgttttatttttacaagTTCTTTCATATGTTGAAGGAAAAACAATTTGAATATATGAACATAAAAcatgttatatatatttatatttacataaatagatatttaaataaagaatttaaGAAAcagcaaaaaaaaaaaatgaaagatCTCATAAGTATAAACATAAACGACcaaataaatgaaatatataatgtggacaatatgataaatatgCTAAATAAAAAATCTGATTTTACATCTCAATATGAgtatatatacacatttttaaattcttatatatataatataaataattatgataataaaggaaaagtaaaaaaggaaacagattatattcataatgttgaaatttttaataatcTCTTAAATGAAGATATTAATCAAAAAGATGAcgatataaaaaaagataatttttgtttatcAGAAGATAAAAGTAAAgtgaatataaaaaatcaGTTCATGTGTATAGAActtttaaatgatataaataaaaatataacaacTGTATTaacaacaaaaataaattatataaatataaaaaatataattaccttattatataatacttgtcaaattaaatatgaatatcAAATGAATTTTGTTATgaatcttttttttcatttatatgaagaatattatatgttaataaatttttcacatgtatacaaaatattgtttcagaattttttgttctactactactactacGATGGAACTACTGAATATATGAAGGAAATATATGATGCAAATAAAGGAgaacatatttatatgga from Plasmodium gaboni strain SY75 chromosome 14, whole genome shotgun sequence includes:
- a CDS encoding translocon component PTEX150, which produces MRVIILALLAVCTIINYYFAVQNNGNKSLNIMPTCSKPGNDSEDIDNETNDVDNKNNDLGNANDNNEINNENVESKNTLGENLNNPEQLNENVHANSDAMYEGAALSDNPPQENVDVNNNEQEYGPPNEESVSDNNVENVEAATDDSGNDNINNNDNFNNDDNINNNDNFNNDDNMNNDDNMNNNDNMNNNDNMNNEDNVNNDDNMNNDDNINNDDKVSGVNESDDKPLNEEEATINEMGKISNPFEDMLKGKVDEMDFGNMMNKDNFNSFLNSLTGNKDGNGKNPLSDMMNIFGVSPTGKEGGADGVSKENQMKKINELKDKLETMLKGAGVNVDKIKDSIKNNDLLKNKQLLKDAISKLTLDPSMMNMFNNKDGTNGKPFDINPESMMKMFNTLSNGKGNLGDLNMNTDNGSFDSFNDDGVDNNLVPTNPNSKSNNKDEKKSDDDDDNYNDKSFVVNSKYADNSFEDKFNTFDEKNDDVKYELFGENVGEEESFSANEKYLNNNNNHNNNNTYNNSQQGVVDKSFDENDEPLISSSQFDNNKKNKLSVSTHNKKSKNIMDSLDLESTNYGSNSSSSINNNHNSKNKNSKKNNKKKSSYEDNIRTDGKVAFDMPTFQKTIKQFGGAKNEIVQNILKKYVTMDTDDDNDVEDEDDDDDDDDDLDEDEFSVKDIKKLIEEGVLDYEDLTENELRKLAKPDDNFYELSPYASDEKDLSLNETSGLTNEQLKNFLGQNGTYHMSYDSKSIDYAKQKKSEKKEDQQEDDDGFYDAYKQIKNSYDGIPNNFNHEAPQLIGNNYVFTSIYDTKENLIKFLKKNSEYDLYDDDDDESGTFKSPLYDKYGGKLQKFKRQRAFNLLKQWRAKEKKLKEKKKKEEMEANNDFEFSKNYKFSSKNDGGVTMFSKDQLEDMVKNFGGKPSAQVTDSFSRQENPFVPTNINNNSNDDDMNNGYVTFDGKNKVSENDEDEKGNNNDDENDNDDSNEEEELDEDEDDN
- a CDS encoding hypothetical protein (conserved Plasmodium protein, unknown function), with translation MLLKNILKGQVNYKNASYINIEKDINNKINKILNLIVYDVNKKKNISCSYIIDYIKYMNKHVYKLKDEQDLIPDSKDNVYIQWKYYNNITVNVLKEYVKKCHRNNIDCNYNYEKKKKIQSSSYTTNDTSPLITFNVINNYAATKEKEIKHDMYYDKCNNVGNKNVSYEKNIIKLQTCQEDITCEIQNDNVIDNHMIYKMNNIQGHICENYVKNDKNILNNSSYIYYNISNLNYIKYMWLHHSLVIFKLLIDTNLKVDIKRQFNMTKIIVSLLKQLNNSNSNSNNNNNIIDVDLYLSYFYLLSKINMIDKHMVIQLCTFFKKDYKNLSDLNKFYLLRCIYNFDYSSKNFQQILNYLQKYFYTLIKKHYLENNTYYNYDNYIHSKDEQKEISSKGICYNIGSTQKEGEKTEISILKKYTNNIITNSNVNESENIHSSSINIDMKKNKINNINYSNSDDAYNNADVNKSLFQASYKMFNTDMSYQVLSKKKGNKNSDNLFFHNYLLEIFEVLFKRKKHISLLDRTIFKCVVNQEVSIYNKINLDLFKNIVKLCDEELIFFLFNKIIQDIENYDNLEIYHLLTYLKKYDENNSLFYFYKFFHMLKEKQFEYMNIKHVIYIYIYINRYLNKEFKKQQKKKMKDLISININDQINEIYNVDNMINMLNKKSDFTSQYEYIYTFLNSYIYNINNYDNKGKVKKETDYIHNVEIFNNLLNEDINQKDDDIKKDNFCLSEDKSKVNIKNQFMCIELLNDINKNITTVLTTKINYINIKNIITLLYNTCQIKYEYQMNFVMNLFFHLYEEYYMLINFSHVYKILFQNFLFYYYYYDGTTEYMKEIYDANKGEHIYMDKRNNHMMYKYENKMKQVYNYINRRYFINEHQLYDINKFTILLNIYEKFLLDFINYNIYKCSNIQNEKINEKDILKNSFFVIYIYTHLQYIIFNKKKNYNDNIPLNNIELIFKYSKQIIKKINIYLKSNIFALGYIQNMNNLKCNDNHNNNINNFKMCKHITYKFNNEVECNVIPNIFYEKNKFDISLFEKLEDKKFLNINISPFINCHNNKEYDNITNEIIPYNINNSILNFEYNIVPLFYHIIQYINYICTYIYFNTNTHENITIKESLIFISLICLKYNFNISNHNIVLMNNIYKILTSMHINDIKKNILFIISLDYIQKSCNVNNIVRTLFRSSKNGNFNYNFNINDICENTRCKILARYIKYLKKVHIS